The Streptomyces sp. NBC_01775 genome includes a region encoding these proteins:
- a CDS encoding nuclear transport factor 2 family protein, giving the protein MSVKSSDAKASKSSDTTASSSTAANSPADATRTVVRKFLAARMAGDTGRLVELFADEVDWLLAENPVVPWIRPRSTAAECAAQVTELMEYTVPEDARASVDTFLVDGTDAVLTGHVSGTVRATGKSFAGPFALHLTVEEGRVTRHHLYENSLSIAEACTP; this is encoded by the coding sequence ATGTCCGTCAAGTCCAGTGACGCCAAGGCGAGCAAGTCCAGCGACACCACGGCGAGTTCATCCACCGCGGCGAATTCCCCCGCCGACGCCACCCGGACCGTCGTGCGGAAGTTCCTGGCCGCCCGGATGGCCGGGGACACCGGGCGGCTCGTGGAACTCTTCGCCGACGAGGTCGACTGGCTGCTCGCCGAGAACCCCGTCGTCCCCTGGATCCGGCCGCGCTCCACCGCCGCCGAATGCGCCGCCCAGGTCACGGAGTTGATGGAGTACACCGTTCCGGAGGACGCGCGCGCCTCCGTCGACACCTTCCTCGTCGACGGCACCGACGCCGTCTTGACGGGGCATGTGTCGGGGACGGTACGCGCGACGGGAAAGTCTTTCGCGGGCCCGTTCGCACTGCACCTCACCGTCGAGGAAGGCCGGGTCACCCGGCACCACCTCTACGAGAACAGCCTGTCGATCGCCGAGGCCTGCACCCCGTAA
- a CDS encoding MFS transporter gives MRIWGPLAALCLGTFMLLIDVTIVLVALPSMSASLGSSLSQLQWVADGYALAVAAALLGAGMVADRHGRRRVYTVGLVVFAVASVACALSPGMEWLIAARLVQGVGAAAMFTTTLSLISTLYSGRRLGLAFGVWAAVASSASALGPVLGGLLTQALDWRWIFYVNIPVTLLALAMTFRFVPRSTPDRTAARRLDVPGVALCALGAGGLVYALTASHAGGWISAGTLVPLGMALVAFAAFVAVQRRSTHPLLDLSLFRRPAFTAAMITIALGEGTVYGILPYTSLWLQSVQQLSPIGAGLVVLPHAVAAGLVAVLCGRWMPKPSPRLGAGLGLLLAGLGTGLEGFLGPGSGWPVLVGGLALSGVGMGLVFQVAASLALGSVPAGRAGMASGAYSTCEQLGYAVGVAVFGSLAVSAMSCSLDGEAADPEATARTLSGGGADTLLAAVPAGERASFEHTLHAVFATGHNTLALTAGALSVAGAALVLWLTRRPKAAEPVPGPAPEPVRAPH, from the coding sequence ATGCGTATCTGGGGGCCGTTGGCCGCCCTCTGTCTGGGCACGTTCATGCTGCTCATCGACGTCACGATCGTGCTGGTCGCGCTGCCGTCCATGTCCGCTTCCCTCGGCTCGTCCCTGTCACAGCTCCAGTGGGTCGCCGACGGCTACGCGCTCGCGGTGGCCGCGGCACTGCTGGGCGCGGGCATGGTGGCCGACCGGCACGGGCGGCGCCGGGTCTACACGGTGGGGCTGGTCGTGTTCGCGGTGGCCTCGGTGGCCTGCGCGCTGTCACCGGGCATGGAGTGGCTGATCGCCGCCCGCCTGGTGCAGGGCGTGGGCGCCGCGGCGATGTTCACCACCACCTTGTCCCTGATCAGTACCCTGTACTCGGGGCGCCGGCTGGGGCTGGCCTTCGGCGTCTGGGCGGCGGTGGCCTCCAGCGCCTCCGCGCTGGGCCCGGTCCTGGGCGGGCTGCTCACCCAGGCTCTGGACTGGCGGTGGATCTTCTACGTCAACATCCCCGTCACCCTCCTCGCCCTGGCGATGACCTTCCGGTTCGTCCCGCGCTCCACGCCGGACCGGACTGCCGCCCGGCGCCTGGATGTTCCCGGGGTCGCGCTGTGCGCACTCGGTGCGGGCGGGCTCGTGTACGCGCTGACCGCCTCGCATGCCGGGGGCTGGATCTCGGCGGGGACGCTGGTGCCGCTGGGCATGGCGCTGGTGGCGTTCGCGGCCTTCGTCGCCGTGCAGCGCCGCAGCACGCATCCGCTGCTGGACCTGTCCTTGTTCCGCCGTCCGGCGTTCACCGCCGCGATGATCACGATCGCGCTCGGCGAGGGCACGGTGTACGGAATCCTGCCGTACACCTCGCTGTGGTTGCAGTCCGTTCAGCAGCTCTCCCCCATCGGCGCCGGGCTGGTCGTGCTGCCGCACGCCGTGGCCGCCGGGCTGGTGGCGGTGCTGTGCGGGCGGTGGATGCCCAAGCCCTCGCCCCGGCTGGGCGCCGGTCTGGGACTGCTGCTGGCCGGGCTCGGGACGGGGCTGGAGGGCTTTCTGGGCCCGGGGTCCGGCTGGCCGGTGCTGGTGGGCGGGCTGGCGCTGAGCGGGGTCGGCATGGGGCTGGTCTTCCAGGTGGCGGCCTCCCTCGCCCTCGGCTCGGTGCCCGCCGGGCGCGCCGGGATGGCGTCCGGTGCCTACAGCACGTGCGAACAGCTCGGCTATGCCGTCGGCGTCGCCGTCTTCGGCTCCCTCGCGGTCTCCGCCATGAGCTGTTCGCTGGACGGCGAGGCCGCCGACCCGGAGGCCACGGCGCGGACTCTCTCCGGCGGCGGGGCCGACACGCTGCTCGCCGCCGTACCCGCCGGAGAGCGGGCCTCCTTCGAGCACACCCTGCACGCGGTCTTCGCCACCGGCCACAACACGCTCGCCCTGACCGCCGGCGCGCTGTCGGTGGCCGGTGCGGCGCTCGTGCTCTGGCTGACCCGCCGGCCGAAGGCCGCCGAGCCGGTTCCGGGGCCGGCGCCCGAGCCGGTGCGGGCCCCGCACTGA
- a CDS encoding Lrp/AsnC family transcriptional regulator translates to MDSVDLDALDQDLLEALQFDGRAPFSHLARRLGVSERTVARRYQRLRGLGLRIVGRPNPTRLGLVRWLLRLRCTPDAAGTIADALARRPDTSWVTLASGGTELYCAVNTRTSDERNALLLHKLPRTPHVLSVSAHCMMRTFVGATSTWHATRFRPATPAVDSAVTPADAVDSGTRVSPLSLDATDRTLFAELARDGRATLPELSKATGRSPSSVQRHLERLRGEDALDLSVDFDPQLLGYHMSTQIWLNVAPAHLRTVGETLAGHPAIAFAAAITGTSNLVASGVFRTPADLYDYIDRRIGPLPGIQNLETTPTLREVKRLAPALP, encoded by the coding sequence GTGGATTCAGTCGACCTGGACGCTCTCGACCAGGACCTGCTGGAGGCCCTCCAGTTCGACGGCCGGGCCCCCTTCAGTCACCTCGCCCGCCGCCTGGGCGTCTCCGAGCGCACCGTCGCACGCCGCTACCAGCGCCTGCGCGGCCTGGGGCTGCGTATCGTCGGCCGGCCCAACCCCACCCGGCTGGGGCTCGTCCGCTGGCTGCTGCGGCTGCGCTGCACCCCCGACGCGGCCGGCACCATCGCCGACGCGCTGGCCCGCCGCCCCGACACCAGCTGGGTGACCCTCGCCTCCGGCGGCACCGAGCTCTACTGCGCCGTCAACACGCGCACTTCGGACGAGCGCAACGCCCTGCTGCTGCACAAACTGCCGCGCACGCCCCATGTGCTCTCGGTGAGCGCCCACTGCATGATGCGCACCTTCGTCGGCGCCACCAGCACCTGGCACGCCACCCGCTTCCGCCCCGCCACCCCCGCGGTGGATTCCGCCGTCACCCCGGCGGACGCGGTGGATTCCGGCACCCGCGTCAGCCCTCTGTCCCTGGACGCCACCGACCGCACCTTGTTCGCCGAGCTGGCCCGGGACGGGCGCGCCACCTTGCCCGAGCTCAGCAAGGCCACCGGCCGGTCACCCTCCAGTGTCCAGCGCCACCTCGAACGGCTGCGCGGCGAAGACGCTTTGGACCTCTCCGTCGACTTCGACCCCCAACTCCTCGGCTACCACATGAGCACCCAGATCTGGCTCAATGTGGCACCCGCCCACCTGCGCACCGTCGGTGAGACCCTCGCGGGACATCCAGCCATCGCCTTCGCCGCCGCCATCACGGGCACGTCCAACCTCGTGGCCAGCGGCGTCTTCCGCACGCCCGCCGACCTGTACGACTACATCGACCGGCGGATCGGCCCCCTGCCGGGCATCCAGAACCTGGAAACCACCCCCACCCTGCGCGAAGTCAAACGCCTCGCTCCGGCCCTCCCGTGA
- a CDS encoding oxidoreductase — protein sequence MKPQQRWSAEQIPDQRTRVFVVTGAASGLGLATARALARRGGHVILAVRDEEKGCRAVADLTAEQPDADLEVRHLDLADLASVRSFAERLRADRTRLDVLVNNAGVMAPPRSLSAQGHELQLACNHLGHFALTGLLLDLLTAGRDPRVVTVSSVNHRQGRLFFDDLHGERRYRPMTYYNQSKLANAVFGHELHRRLTEAGSPVRSVLAHPGYTATNLQKNGPTGLWRVVLGRIGNPLFAQTPARGALPQLYAATAQDVAGGQFIGPDGPGELRGGPTRVELSPAAADPGTGRRLWEVSEELTSVRFDFPAQV from the coding sequence CGCTGGAGCGCGGAGCAGATACCGGACCAGAGGACGCGGGTGTTCGTCGTCACCGGGGCCGCCAGCGGTCTCGGCCTGGCCACCGCCCGGGCACTCGCCCGCCGTGGCGGGCACGTGATCCTCGCGGTACGCGACGAGGAGAAGGGCTGCCGGGCGGTCGCGGACCTCACCGCCGAACAGCCCGACGCCGATCTGGAGGTGCGCCACCTCGACCTGGCGGACCTCGCGTCGGTCCGGTCCTTCGCCGAGCGGTTGCGCGCGGACCGGACCCGCCTGGACGTACTCGTCAACAACGCCGGGGTGATGGCACCGCCCCGCTCGCTGAGTGCGCAGGGCCACGAGTTGCAGCTCGCCTGCAACCACCTCGGCCACTTCGCGCTCACCGGGCTGCTGCTGGACCTGCTGACCGCCGGGCGCGATCCTCGTGTGGTCACCGTCAGTTCGGTCAACCACCGGCAAGGGCGCCTCTTCTTCGACGACCTGCACGGCGAGCGCCGCTACCGGCCCATGACCTATTACAACCAGTCGAAGCTCGCCAACGCCGTCTTCGGCCACGAGCTCCACCGGCGGCTGACCGAGGCGGGCAGCCCCGTACGCAGTGTGCTCGCCCACCCCGGCTACACCGCCACCAACTTGCAGAAGAACGGTCCGACCGGCCTGTGGCGCGTGGTGCTCGGCCGCATCGGCAACCCGCTGTTCGCCCAGACCCCGGCCCGGGGCGCACTGCCACAGCTGTACGCGGCGACCGCTCAGGACGTGGCGGGCGGCCAGTTCATCGGGCCGGACGGTCCGGGCGAGTTGCGCGGCGGACCGACCCGGGTGGAGCTCTCCCCGGCGGCGGCCGATCCCGGGACCGGCCGCCGCCTGTGGGAGGTGTCGGAAGAGCTGACCAGCGTGCGCTTCGACTTTCCGGCCCAGGTCTGA